In Brockia lithotrophica, one DNA window encodes the following:
- a CDS encoding 3-hydroxyacyl-[acyl-carrier-protein] dehydratase, FabZ form, protein MRDVSWITEILPHRPPFLLVDRILELVPGRRAVGIKAVSMSDPVLSGHFPGYPVYPGVLVVEALAQVGALLVLESQRDRNLLAMFGGIDRFRFRRPVIPGDVLHLEVELLWQRGRAGKGYGKASVEGEVAAEGELSFGLVPREVRTSGGVET, encoded by the coding sequence GTGCGGGATGTCTCGTGGATCACGGAGATTTTGCCCCATCGCCCGCCGTTTCTCCTCGTGGATCGAATTCTCGAATTGGTCCCCGGGCGGCGTGCCGTGGGGATCAAAGCGGTTTCCATGAGCGATCCGGTTCTCTCCGGGCACTTCCCCGGCTACCCCGTGTACCCGGGTGTGCTCGTCGTCGAAGCCCTCGCGCAGGTAGGCGCGCTCCTCGTCCTCGAAAGCCAAAGGGATCGGAACTTGCTCGCGATGTTCGGGGGGATAGATCGCTTTCGTTTTCGTCGGCCCGTGATTCCCGGCGACGTCCTGCACCTGGAAGTCGAACTTCTCTGGCAACGCGGCAGAGCCGGAAAGGGCTACGGGAAAGCGAGCGTCGAGGGCGAGGTGGCCGCAGAAGGCGAACTTTCCTTCGGCCTCGTCCCCCGAGAGGTTCGAACTTCCGGGGGGGTGGAAACTTGA